In Limanda limanda chromosome 21, fLimLim1.1, whole genome shotgun sequence, a genomic segment contains:
- the LOC133027734 gene encoding SPRY domain-containing SOCS box protein 3-like isoform X1, with protein sequence MSHCKTMYRKTAVRAAMLRRGRNGRARPWARSETRRETDAMAKIQMMDRDEWEDQISTEISDMEAKVDYHAVSSQAVSDVVALPSTAASIGESFCQCQPQEELSQGIAAISDCLCGEEDQTADSVDSFLIPCWTQGFDWEWDEHFKSSGALLSGDNRKVSFHSDYSCGTAAIRGTKELTDGQHFWEVKMTSPVYGTDMMVGIGTKEVNLEKFKYNFGSLLGHDEDSWGLSYTGLLQHKGDKVDFSSQFGQGSIIGVHLDTWHGTLTFYKNRHCIGVATRRLPNNKFYPMVCSTAAKSSMKLIRACHTPTSLQYLCCARLHQMLPRCPDVLSALELPPGLRTLLHVQLGWVFTLSSSPEASEQHRNLPEEFHGETSLPLSPCPSPVSPLSACTSRSSCTSPFPEAASYQCTCQTSHRTQPCTCHCPPTPPSSDYDSCCSEPEDYQCKRCRWT encoded by the exons ATGAGCCATTGCAAGACAATGTACAGGAAGACTGCTGTAAG AGCTGCCATGCTGAGACGAGGAAGAAATGGCCGGGCTCGGCCTTGGGCCAGGAGCGAAACACGGCGAGAGACAGATGCCATGGCAAAGATCCAGATGATGGACAGAGATGAGTGGGAAGACCAGATCTCGACGGAG ATCAGCGACATGGAGGCTAAAGTGGATTACCATGCTGTGAGTTCCCAGGCTGTCTCTGACGTGGTGGCCTTACCCAGCACAGCGGCGTCGATAGGGGAGTCCTTCTGCCAGTGTCAGCCACAGGAAGAGCTAAGCCAGGGAATAGCTGCCATCAGTGACTGCCTCTGTGGGGAGGAGGATCAGA CTGCTGACTCTGTCGACTCATTCTTGATACCATGCTGGACTCAAG gttttgactGGGAATGGGACGAGCACTTCAAGTCCTCCGGAGCCCTTCTCAGCGGTGACAACAGGAAAGTGAGCTTCCACTCTGACTACAGCTGTGGCACAGCTGCCATCCGCGGCACCAAGGAGCTGACAGATGGCCAACACTTCTGGGAAGTCAAGATGACCTCTCCTGTGTATGGAACCGATATG ATGGTGGGAATTGGAACAaaagaggtcaacctggagaagTTCAAGTACAACTTTGGCAGCCTGCTGGGCCATGATGAAGACAGCTGGGGGCTCTCCTACACAG GTCTCCTCCAGCACAAAGGGGACAAAGTGGACTTCTCCTCTCAGTTTGGGCAAGGCTCCATCATTGGAGTGCACCTTGACACTTGGCATGGTACCCTGACCTTCTACAAGAATCGGCACTGCATAG GTGTTGCTACCAGAAGGCTCCCGAACAACAAGTTTTACCCGATGGTGTGCTCCACAGCAGCCAAGAGCAGTATGAAGTTGATCCGTGCCTGTCATACACCCACCTCCCTGCAGTACCTGTGCTGCGCCCGGCTCCACCAAATGTTGCCCCGTTGCCCAGACGTACTCAGTGCGCTGGAGCTGCCCCCAGGTCTGCGCACGCTCCTCCACGTACAGCTGGGCTGGGTCTTCAccctcagcagcagccctgAGGCCTCGGAGCAGCACAGGAACTTGCCTGAGGAATTCCACGGTGAGACAAGCCTGCCTTTGAGCCCCTGCCCCAGCCCGGTATCGCCCCTGAGTGCCTGCACCTCCCGGAGTTCCTGCACCAGTCCATTCCCCGAAGCGGCCTCATACCAGTGCACCTGTCAGACGTCCCATCGAACTCAACCCTGCACTTGCCACTGCCCTCCAACTCCTCCCAGCAGCGACTATGATAGCTGCTGTTCAGAGCCTGAGGATTACCAATGCAAACGATGCCGCTGGACATGA
- the LOC133027734 gene encoding SPRY domain-containing SOCS box protein 3-like isoform X2, whose product MSHCKTMYRKTAVRAAMLRRGRNGRARPWARSETRRETDAMAKIQMMDRDEWEDQISTEISDMEAKVDYHAVSSQAVSDVVALPSTAASIGESFCQCQPQEELSQGIAAISDCLCGEEDQSFDWEWDEHFKSSGALLSGDNRKVSFHSDYSCGTAAIRGTKELTDGQHFWEVKMTSPVYGTDMMVGIGTKEVNLEKFKYNFGSLLGHDEDSWGLSYTGLLQHKGDKVDFSSQFGQGSIIGVHLDTWHGTLTFYKNRHCIGVATRRLPNNKFYPMVCSTAAKSSMKLIRACHTPTSLQYLCCARLHQMLPRCPDVLSALELPPGLRTLLHVQLGWVFTLSSSPEASEQHRNLPEEFHGETSLPLSPCPSPVSPLSACTSRSSCTSPFPEAASYQCTCQTSHRTQPCTCHCPPTPPSSDYDSCCSEPEDYQCKRCRWT is encoded by the exons ATGAGCCATTGCAAGACAATGTACAGGAAGACTGCTGTAAG AGCTGCCATGCTGAGACGAGGAAGAAATGGCCGGGCTCGGCCTTGGGCCAGGAGCGAAACACGGCGAGAGACAGATGCCATGGCAAAGATCCAGATGATGGACAGAGATGAGTGGGAAGACCAGATCTCGACGGAG ATCAGCGACATGGAGGCTAAAGTGGATTACCATGCTGTGAGTTCCCAGGCTGTCTCTGACGTGGTGGCCTTACCCAGCACAGCGGCGTCGATAGGGGAGTCCTTCTGCCAGTGTCAGCCACAGGAAGAGCTAAGCCAGGGAATAGCTGCCATCAGTGACTGCCTCTGTGGGGAGGAGGATCAGA gttttgactGGGAATGGGACGAGCACTTCAAGTCCTCCGGAGCCCTTCTCAGCGGTGACAACAGGAAAGTGAGCTTCCACTCTGACTACAGCTGTGGCACAGCTGCCATCCGCGGCACCAAGGAGCTGACAGATGGCCAACACTTCTGGGAAGTCAAGATGACCTCTCCTGTGTATGGAACCGATATG ATGGTGGGAATTGGAACAaaagaggtcaacctggagaagTTCAAGTACAACTTTGGCAGCCTGCTGGGCCATGATGAAGACAGCTGGGGGCTCTCCTACACAG GTCTCCTCCAGCACAAAGGGGACAAAGTGGACTTCTCCTCTCAGTTTGGGCAAGGCTCCATCATTGGAGTGCACCTTGACACTTGGCATGGTACCCTGACCTTCTACAAGAATCGGCACTGCATAG GTGTTGCTACCAGAAGGCTCCCGAACAACAAGTTTTACCCGATGGTGTGCTCCACAGCAGCCAAGAGCAGTATGAAGTTGATCCGTGCCTGTCATACACCCACCTCCCTGCAGTACCTGTGCTGCGCCCGGCTCCACCAAATGTTGCCCCGTTGCCCAGACGTACTCAGTGCGCTGGAGCTGCCCCCAGGTCTGCGCACGCTCCTCCACGTACAGCTGGGCTGGGTCTTCAccctcagcagcagccctgAGGCCTCGGAGCAGCACAGGAACTTGCCTGAGGAATTCCACGGTGAGACAAGCCTGCCTTTGAGCCCCTGCCCCAGCCCGGTATCGCCCCTGAGTGCCTGCACCTCCCGGAGTTCCTGCACCAGTCCATTCCCCGAAGCGGCCTCATACCAGTGCACCTGTCAGACGTCCCATCGAACTCAACCCTGCACTTGCCACTGCCCTCCAACTCCTCCCAGCAGCGACTATGATAGCTGCTGTTCAGAGCCTGAGGATTACCAATGCAAACGATGCCGCTGGACATGA
- the LOC133027734 gene encoding SPRY domain-containing SOCS box protein 3-like isoform X3, translating into MLRRGRNGRARPWARSETRRETDAMAKIQMMDRDEWEDQISTEISDMEAKVDYHAVSSQAVSDVVALPSTAASIGESFCQCQPQEELSQGIAAISDCLCGEEDQTADSVDSFLIPCWTQGFDWEWDEHFKSSGALLSGDNRKVSFHSDYSCGTAAIRGTKELTDGQHFWEVKMTSPVYGTDMMVGIGTKEVNLEKFKYNFGSLLGHDEDSWGLSYTGLLQHKGDKVDFSSQFGQGSIIGVHLDTWHGTLTFYKNRHCIGVATRRLPNNKFYPMVCSTAAKSSMKLIRACHTPTSLQYLCCARLHQMLPRCPDVLSALELPPGLRTLLHVQLGWVFTLSSSPEASEQHRNLPEEFHGETSLPLSPCPSPVSPLSACTSRSSCTSPFPEAASYQCTCQTSHRTQPCTCHCPPTPPSSDYDSCCSEPEDYQCKRCRWT; encoded by the exons ATGCTGAGACGAGGAAGAAATGGCCGGGCTCGGCCTTGGGCCAGGAGCGAAACACGGCGAGAGACAGATGCCATGGCAAAGATCCAGATGATGGACAGAGATGAGTGGGAAGACCAGATCTCGACGGAG ATCAGCGACATGGAGGCTAAAGTGGATTACCATGCTGTGAGTTCCCAGGCTGTCTCTGACGTGGTGGCCTTACCCAGCACAGCGGCGTCGATAGGGGAGTCCTTCTGCCAGTGTCAGCCACAGGAAGAGCTAAGCCAGGGAATAGCTGCCATCAGTGACTGCCTCTGTGGGGAGGAGGATCAGA CTGCTGACTCTGTCGACTCATTCTTGATACCATGCTGGACTCAAG gttttgactGGGAATGGGACGAGCACTTCAAGTCCTCCGGAGCCCTTCTCAGCGGTGACAACAGGAAAGTGAGCTTCCACTCTGACTACAGCTGTGGCACAGCTGCCATCCGCGGCACCAAGGAGCTGACAGATGGCCAACACTTCTGGGAAGTCAAGATGACCTCTCCTGTGTATGGAACCGATATG ATGGTGGGAATTGGAACAaaagaggtcaacctggagaagTTCAAGTACAACTTTGGCAGCCTGCTGGGCCATGATGAAGACAGCTGGGGGCTCTCCTACACAG GTCTCCTCCAGCACAAAGGGGACAAAGTGGACTTCTCCTCTCAGTTTGGGCAAGGCTCCATCATTGGAGTGCACCTTGACACTTGGCATGGTACCCTGACCTTCTACAAGAATCGGCACTGCATAG GTGTTGCTACCAGAAGGCTCCCGAACAACAAGTTTTACCCGATGGTGTGCTCCACAGCAGCCAAGAGCAGTATGAAGTTGATCCGTGCCTGTCATACACCCACCTCCCTGCAGTACCTGTGCTGCGCCCGGCTCCACCAAATGTTGCCCCGTTGCCCAGACGTACTCAGTGCGCTGGAGCTGCCCCCAGGTCTGCGCACGCTCCTCCACGTACAGCTGGGCTGGGTCTTCAccctcagcagcagccctgAGGCCTCGGAGCAGCACAGGAACTTGCCTGAGGAATTCCACGGTGAGACAAGCCTGCCTTTGAGCCCCTGCCCCAGCCCGGTATCGCCCCTGAGTGCCTGCACCTCCCGGAGTTCCTGCACCAGTCCATTCCCCGAAGCGGCCTCATACCAGTGCACCTGTCAGACGTCCCATCGAACTCAACCCTGCACTTGCCACTGCCCTCCAACTCCTCCCAGCAGCGACTATGATAGCTGCTGTTCAGAGCCTGAGGATTACCAATGCAAACGATGCCGCTGGACATGA
- the LOC133028089 gene encoding probable crossover junction endonuclease EME2 produces MSVLRRADAWEISASEEETDIETKPQLNHDEIRQTTTTSSQCGDHPPSSDLKRKTSPATRSGSDRSSASLPHPGSDTPGPARKRRSREEVEADRERARERREARESQRASRAQEKDERRQEQQQRREAAENLRSLRPENCLKSLTVCIDPALLQHDGSDLLLGTLAAYEWRFSLESQQLPNSITWTRDAPQQGGGSLGSLEEDQTVLLLGLTDFLDMVISVKKMLNSGGEETGVGSFLCLLLERLNRDARKVVTLLVTDSQQDFRTDTYGVPSGLGIESMDVEEVLVYLQLCKNISVVFMDGWQEVTNHVFAVTKSLSKRPYKLLTEQTELPFCVDGSWASGVRVERDGSGLIQVWSKQIQQLNRVSPGVASTVTAAYPSPQLLLQAYQTVGSEEERKGLLAGLIVKGGGKDRRLGPEVSARVYRCFTAQNPQLVLD; encoded by the exons ATGTCTGTTCTGCGCAGAGCAGACGCTTGGGAAATATCTGCATCCGAAGAGGAAACCGACATCGAGACGAAGCCTCAGTTAAACCACGATGAGATCCGTCAAACCACAACAACCAGCTCTCAGTGCGGAGATCATCCTCCGAGTTCAGACCTCAAACGCAAAACCTCACCAGCAACTAGAAGCGGCTCAGACCgatcctctgcttctctgcctCATCCTGGCTCCGACACACCGGGTCCGGCGAGGAAACGCCgcagcagggaggaggtggaggcggacagggagagagccagggagaggagggaggcgaGGGAGAGCCAGAGAGCATCCAGAGCCCAGGAGAAGGACGAGAGgaggcaggagcagcagcagaggagggaggctgCGGAGAACCTGAGGAGTCTGAGGCCGGAGAACTGCCTCAAGAGTCTCACTGTCTGCATTGATCCAG CTCTCCTGCAGCACGATGGCTCAGACCTCCTGCTGGGAACCCTGGCAGCCTACGAGTGGAGGTTCAGCCTTGAGAGCCAGCAACTTCCTAACAGCATCACATGGACCAGAGACGCACCTCAG CAGGGCGGAGGCAGCTTGGGTTCGCTGGAGGAGGATCAGACAGTGTTGTTGCTGGGTCTGACTGACTTCCTGGACATGGTGATCTCTGTGAAGAAA ATGCTCAACAGTGGAGGGGAAGAAACCGGGGTGGggtcttttctctgtcttctttTGGAGCGTCTCAACCGTGATGCCAGGAAGGTGGTCACTCTCTTAGTGACAGACTCTCAGCAGGATTTcag GACAGATACATATGGTGTGCCCTCTGGCCTGGGAATAGAAAGCATGGACGTCGAGGAG GTTCTCGTTTACCTACAGCTCTGCAAGAATATCTCAGTGGTCTTCATGGATGGCTGGCAGGAGGTCACTAACCATGTGTTTGCCGTCACCAAGTCCTTATCTAAACGCCCTTACAA ACTCCTGACCGAGCAAACAGAGTTGCCCTTCTGCGTGGATGGATCATGGGCCAGCGGAGTTCGGGTAGAGAGGGACGGCTCGGGTCTGATTCAAGTCTGGAGCAAACAGATCCAGCAGCTGAACAGAGTTAGCCCTGGTGTGGCCTCCACTGTGACAGCAGCCTATCCgtctcctcagctgctgctgcag GCATACCAGACTGtggggtcagaggaggagaggaaggggctGCTGGCTGGTCTCATAGTAAAAGGTGGAGGTAAAGATAGACGACTTGGACCAGAGGTGTCAGCCAGAGTGTACAGGTGCTTCACAGCTCAGAACCCCCAGCTGGTCCTGGACTAA
- the mfsd1l gene encoding major facilitator superfamily domain-containing protein 1: MAQPAEKAYYRFGVLFFNCLLTFGSYFCFDIPSVLQDQFQGNLTCSNATVINGTVDCVVGLGMNPQQYNLLYAIYAWTNAVVVIIAGFMIDKLGNRFGVFLFSFLCVLGSSLFALGSHFRGTPYLLPLMLTGRLLFGSGNGSLTIVQNRITAFWFKGKELALAFGLTLAFSRLGSVLNFFLTQNFEEKYGMQWTLWGGTLLCVLGFISAIVVSTLDKVGMKQLGLDGAIQEQSRKVRIQDVRLLSLRYWLLVLTIMFFYNGIFPFIADASKFIQDKYDGYSQKEAAYIAGAVYDSSLVLSAIVGILIDFVGLRGIFAVACAVLTLPVFGLLAFSFVPPLVCTIWLGITYSFAASSMWPSIPLVVPQATLGTAMGLATSIQMVGIGVSNLVVGQILGSKSSETKIPLWRWQRMMIFMLANTISCIVTSVVLNVVDHRQGGTLNKTTKKSVQAESDSDREPLTQGEEEPNNDEDDEALRSNSINS; this comes from the exons ATGGCGCAGCCGGCAGAGAAAG CGTATTATCGCTTCGGTGTGCTGTTCTTCAACTGTCTGCTGACGTTTGGCTCCTACTTCTGCTTCGACATCCCCAGCGTTCTGCAGGATCAGTTCCAAGGG AACCTGACATGTTCCAATGCGACTGTGATCAATGGGACAGTGGACTGTGTGGTGGGACTGGGGATGAACCCTCAGCAGTACAATCTTCTCTATGCTATCTATGCCTGGAC GAATGCAGTAGTGGTGATCATCGCTGGGTTCATGATTGACAAATTAGGAAACCGCT TCGGcgtgtttctcttctctttcctgtgTGTTCTGGGATCGTCCCTGTTTGCCCTGGGTTCCCACTTCAGAGGGACGCCCTATCTGCTGCCTCTCATGCTCACAGGCCGCCTGCTGTTTGGATCAGGCAACGGATCTCTGACCA TCGTTCAGAACCGCATCACAGCCTTCTGGTTCAAAGGGAAGGAGCTGGCCTTGGCCTTCGGTCTGACCTTGGCCTTCTCGCGCCTGGGTTCAGTCCTGAACTTCTTCCTCACACAGAACTTTGAGGAAAAATACGGCATGCAGTGGACCCTCTGGGGGG GTACGCTGTTATGTGTGCTGGGCTTTATATCAGCAATTGTTGTCAGTACGCTGGACAAGGTTGGGATGAAGCAGCTAGGTCTCGATGGAGCTATTCAAGAGCAGTCTCGCAAAGTG aGAATTCAGGATGTTAGGCTCCTGTCGCTGAGATACTGGCTGCTGGTTCTCACCATCATGTTCTTCTACAACGGCATCTTTCCGTTCATTGCAGATGCCAG TAAGTTCATCCAGGATAAGTACGATGGCTACAGTCAGAAGGAGGCGGCCTATATCGCGGGGGCAGTTTATGACAGCTCACTGGTCCTCTCAGCCATCGTGGGCATTCTCATA gATTTTGTGGGTCTGCGCGGCATCTTTGCGGTGGCCTGTGCCGTCCTCACGCTGCCTGTGTTCGGACTCCTGGCCTTCAGCTTCGTGCCTCCTCTGGTCTGCACCATATGGCTGGGCATCACCTACTCCTTCGCTGCT TCGAGCATGTGGCCATCCATTCCCCTCGTTGTACCTCAGGCGACCCTGGGAACAGCCATGGGCCTGGCCACCTCCATACAGATGGTCGGGATCGGGGTGTCCAATCTGGTTGTCGGACAGATTTTAGGCTCCAAGTCTAG TGAAACAAAGATTCCATTGTGGCGTTGGCAGAGGATGATGATCTTCATGTTAGCCAACACCATCAGCTGCATAGTCACCTCAGTTGTGCTGAACGTTGTCGaccacagacag ggcGGGACCCTGAACAAGACGACTAAGAAGTCAGTGCAGGCAGAGAGCGACTCGGACAGAGAGCCACTCACccagggagaggaagagccAAACAACGATGAGGACGATGAGGCGCTCAGATCTAATTCAATCAACTCATGA